From one Mustela nigripes isolate SB6536 chromosome 16, MUSNIG.SB6536, whole genome shotgun sequence genomic stretch:
- the TSPOAP1 gene encoding peripheral-type benzodiazepine receptor-associated protein 1 isoform X8 codes for MGAGCRWGGGGLRDLPRHRRAEPRGSASGVRSPKARGGAFRTPEGRVAGTCAAPTPAIRGPPSAGLRPVAPVAQSVVRPGRKSPVALAAARGPARAAASRRRPSAGTPPSAPAWSARPGPGPPGAAVHPPRLDVRATLPGRWASAAAVARAWDPTPDPQNLEATPQEDVENLPAVLGEPERQQRVQQLESELSKKRKKCESLEQEARKKQRRCEELELQLREAQNENARLVEENSRLSGRATEKEQVEWENAELKGQLLGVTQERDSALRKSQGLQSKLESLEQVLKHMREVAQRRQQLEVEHEQARLSLQEKQEEVRRLQQAQAEAKREHEGAVQLLESTLDSMQVRVRELEEQCRTQTERFSLLAQELQAFRLHPGPLDLLTSALGYSTLGDHPPPPCCCSTPQPCRGSGPKDLDLPPGSPGRCTPKSSEPVPTTVTGVPRRTTKKAESLSNSSRSESIHNSPKSCPTPEVDTASEVEELEADSVSLLPAASEGSRGGARIQVFLARYSYNPFEGPNENPEAELPLTAGEYIYVYGDMDEDGFFEGELMDGRRGLVPSNFVERVSDDDLLTSLPPELADLSHSSGPELSFLSGGGGGGSSGGQSSGGRSQPRPEDEAAGDELSLSPQPEGLGGPPAVPYPRSLVVLRQLAHSVVLAWEPPPERLELRGYHICVNGELHQALGPGVPPKAVLENLDLRAGPLHVSVQALTSQGSSDPLRCCLVVGTQARVGPSQLRVHRLTATSAEITWVPGNSNLAHAVYLNGEECPPARPSTYWATFCHLRPGTLYQARVEAQLPPRESRGPGWERPEQRAATLQFTTLPAGPPDAPLDVQIEPGPSPGIVVISWLPVTIDAVGTSNGVRVTGYAIYADGQKIMEVASPTAGSVLVELSQLQLLQVCSKVTVRTMSPHGESADSIPAPVPPALVAACLPVTVSCPSPRPGSEARLPLAPASPGPGDPSSPLRRPDSCGTREPPGGPPARETPKGSHEEEPIVSCSQKEAAAAVLGASEDGRASEPTGGARAPDPAALPLAKEDALRAPCSSQGALAQQVTCAEACLGGDTGSGPRPRAEREDAAELGGRLVNSLVDHGRNSDLSDIQEEEEEEEEEELGSTTCSFQKQVVGHSIRENGAKPQSQPEPFCETDSDEEILEQILELPLQQFCSKKLFSIPEEEEEEDEEDEEEDEEDEERPGTGCSSRNPGPPEPAALGLSCDSSQPRGPGPCPLSPEPCRAGDRLEDVPGLVGGTSRRRGSGSPEKPPNRRRSPDPREHCSRLLSNGPQASGRPGPTRERGSPTVGEGTKGVPDTGGRGRPPPSRRCSRGRAPESSLASCLSPKCLEISIEYDSEDEQEAGSGGISITSSCSLGDGEAWGTAPTGRSRGPLKANSGPNPYPRLSVWEKGEPERRGRSATGRAKEPPSRATETGEPRGQDGSGRRGPLRRGVQAPRACTTELAPLRSPPEEAMVYQDLPVRVFVALFDYDPVSMSPNPDAGEEELPFREGQILKVFGDKDADGFYRGEGDGRMGYVPCNMVAEVAVDSPVERQQLFQSGYLSLDVLSEGSGNGPFVYATARTAGPPPKPRRSKKAEVDSAAQPCAGHIQHVSSASLKSPRTMVAAFDYNPRESSPNMDVEAELPFQAGDIITVFGDMDDDGFYYGELNGQRGLVPSNFLEGPGPEASSSDREPGTPQAESQDWAHSTQGPPVPRGWPWAPGPGSFPMVQLGGAQGTSEKVWGLLSKGKQLLRKLGSGKKE; via the exons ATGGGGGCGGGAtgtagatggggggggggggggctccggGATCTCCCCCGGCACCGGCGCGCAGAGCCCAGAGGATCAGCCAGTGGCGTGCGCTCTCCGAAGGCCCGAGGGGGAGCTTTCCGGACCCCGGAGGGGAGGGTCGCCGGTACCTGCGCCGCGCCGACCCCGGCCATTCGGGGTCCGCCCTCCGCAGGCCTGCGCCCCGTCGCCCCTGTCGCGCAGTCAGTGGTACGGCCCGGCCGCAAATCCCCGGTTGCCCTGGCAGCGGCCCGGGGCCCAGCCCGCGCCGCCGCCTCCCGCCGCCGCCCTAGCGCGGGGACGCCCCCTTCAGCACCCGCCTGGTCCGCcaggcccggccccggccccccggGGGCGGCGGTGCATCCGCCTCGGCTCGACGTACGGGCGACCCTCCCTGGGCGCTGGGCTTCGGCAGCTGCTGTCGCGAGGGCTTGGGACCCTACTCCGGACCCCCAGAACTTAGAG GCCACGCCCCAGGAGGATGTGGAGAACCTACCGGCTGTCCTAGGGGAGCCTGAGAGACAGCAGAGGGTGCAGCAGCTG GAGTCAGAGCTCAGCAAGAAGCGAAAGAAATGCGAGAGTCTGGAACAGGAAGCCCGGAAAAAGCAGAGGAGATGTGAGGAGCTG GAACTGCAGCTGAGAGAAGCCCAGAACGAGAATGCCCGCCTTGTGGAGGAGAACTCTCGGCTCAGTGGGAGAGCCACGGAAAAGGAGCAG gTGGAGTGGGAGAATGCAGAGCTGAAGGGCCAGCTCCTGGGGGTGACGCAGGAGAGGGACTCGGCCCTTCGCAAGAGCCAGGGCCTGCAGAGCAAGCTGGAGAGCCTGGAGCAGGTGCTGAAG CACATGCGGGAGGTGGCCCAGCGGAGGCAGCAGCTGGAGGTGGAGCATGAGCAGGCCCGGCTCAGCCTGCAGGAGAAGCAAGAGGAGGTCCGGAGGCTGCAGCag GCCCAGGCAGAAGCCAAGAGGGAACATGAAGGGGCCGTGCAGCTGCTGGAG TCGACCCTGGATTCCATGCAG GTCCGGGTTCGAGAGCTGGAGGAGCAGTGCCGCACCCAAACAGAGCGCTTCAGCCTCCTGGCACAGGAGCTCCAAGCTTTCCGCCTGCACCCCGGCCCCTTGGATCTACTCACCTCTGCCCTGGGCTACAGTACCCTTggggaccaccccccacccccctgctgctGTTCCACTCCCCAGCCCTGCCGTGGGTCTGGCCCCAAAG ACCTTGATCTCCCTCCGGGCTCCCCTGGGCGCTGCACCCCAAAGTCGTCTGAGCCTGTCCCCACCACTGTTACCGGGGTCCCCCGAAGGACGACCAAGAAGGCAGAGTCCCTCTCCAACTCCTCTCGCTCCGAATCCATCCACAACAGCCCCAAGTCATGCCCCACGCCTGAG GTGGACACGGCCAGCGAGGtggaggagctggaggcagacagtgTCTCCCTGCTCCCAGCAGCATCCGAGGGCAGCCGGGGAGGAGCCAGGATCCAGGTCTTCCTAGCACGCTACAG CTACAACCCGTTCGAGGGCCCCAATGAAAACCCAGAGGCAGAGCTTCCTCTTACTGCTGGCGAGTACATCTACGTCTACGGCGACATGGACGAGGATGGCTTTTTTGAAG GGGAGCTCATGGATGGCCGAAGGGGCCTGGTCCCTTCCAATTTTGTAGAGCGTGTGTCCGACGATGACCTCCTGACCTCCCTCCCTCCGGAGCTGGCCGATCTGTCCCACAGCTCAGGCCCTGAACTCAGTTTCCTGAGCGGAGGAGGGGGTGGCGGCAGTAGCGGGGGCCAGAGCAGTGGGGGCCGCAGCCAGCCCCGACCTGAGGACGAGGCTGCAGGGGACGAGCTCAGTCTGAGCCCCCAGCCTGAGGGCCTGGGTGGGCCCCCTGCTGTGCCTTACCCCCGCAGCCTGGTGGTACTCAGGCAGCTTGCCCACAGTGTGGTGCTGGCCTGGGAGCCACCTCCTGAGCGCCTGGAGCTACGGGGCTACCATATCTGCGTGAATGGGGAGCTGCATCAGGCCCTGGGGCCAGGGGTGCCCCCCAAGGCTGTGCTTGAGAACCTGGACCTGCGGGCCGGGCCCCTCCATGTTTCTGTGCAGGCCCTGACCAGCCAGGGCAGCTCTGACCCTCTGCGCTGTTGCTTGGTGGTGGGTACCCAAGCCAGGGTGGGACCTAGCCAGCTGCGGGTCCACCGATTGACGGCCACATCTGCCGAGATCACCTGGGTACCCGGCAACAGCAACTTGGCCCATGCCGTCTACCTCAATGGGGAAGAGTGTCCCCCTGCGCGCCCCAGCACCTACTGGGCCACCTTCTGCCATCTGCGGCCTGGGACCCTCTATCAGGCCCGAGTAGAGGCTCAACTCCCACCTCGAGAGTCCCGGGGACCAGGCTGGGAGAGGCCAGAGCAGCGGGCCGCCACCTTGCAGTTTACCACGCTCCCGGCAG GCCCACCCGATGCCCCCCTGGATGTGCAGATTGAGCCGGGACCCTCCCCTGGCATCGTGGTCATCAGCTGGCTCCCAGTAACCATCGACGCTGTCGGCACCTCCAACGGTGTTCGGGTCACAGGCTATGCCATCTATGCCGATGGACAGAAG ATCATGGAGGTGGCCTCACCCACGGCGGGCAGCGTGTTGGTGGAGCTGTCCCAGCTGCAGCTGCTGCAGGTGTGCAGCAAGGTGACTGTGCGCACCATGTCACCCCACGGCGAGTCCGCCGACTCCATTCCAGCTCCTGTCCCCCCGGCCCTGGTGGCTGCCTGCCTGCCAGTCACCGTCTCCTGCCCCTCACCGCGGCCAGGCTCCGAGGCCAGACTACCCCTTGCTCCAGCCTCCCCCGGGCCTGGAGACCCCAGCTCACCCCTCCGGCGCCCTGACTCGTGTGGAACTCGTGAGCCCCCTGGGGGCCCCCCTGCCAGAGAGACACCAAAAGGATCCCACGAGGAGGAGCCCATAGTATCTTGCTCTCAG AAGGAGGCTGCAGCAGCTGTGTTGGGTGCCTCAGAGGATGGGAGGGCCAGCGAGCCAACGGGGGGTGCGAGAGCTCCTGACCCTGCAGCTTTGCCACTGGCCAAGGAAGACGCTCTCCGGGCACCCTGCTCCAGCCAGGGAGCACTGGCCCAGCAGGTGACCTGTGCTGAGGCCTGCCTTGGAGGAGACACAGGATCTGGGCCGAGGCCTAGGGCTGAG AGGGAGGATGCAGCAGAGCTCGGGGGCCGTCTGGTGAACTCCCTTGTGGACCACGGTCGCAACTCAGATCTCTCAGACATtcaagaagaagaggaggaagaggaggaagaggagctgggTTCTACGACTTGTTCTTTCCAGAAGCAGGTTGTTGGCCACAGCATCAGGGAGAATGGGGCCAAG ccccagtcccagcCTGAGCCCTTCTGTGAGACTGACAGCGACGAGGAGATCTTGGAGCAGATCCTGGAGCTGCCCCTCCAGCAGTTCTGCAGCAAGAAGCTTTTTAGCATCcccgaggaggaggaagaggaggacgaggaagatgaggaggaggacgaggaagACGAGGAAAGGCCAGGGACAGGCTGTTCTTCCCGAAACCCGGGCCCACCTGAGCCGGCAGCACTGGGGCTGAGCTGTGATAGCAGTCAGCCTCGAGGACCCGGCCCGTGTCCCTTGTCACCAGAGCCCTGCAGGGCTGGGGACCGCCTGGAAGATGTGCCTGGACTAGTGGGCGGAACCAGCCGGAGGCGAGGAAGTGGCTCCCCCGAGAAGCCCCCAAACCGCAGGCGGTCCCCAGATCCCCGTGAACACTGCAGCCGACTTCTCAGCAATGGGCCCCAGGCCTCTGGACGACCAGGCCCCACACGGGAGAGGGGCAGCCCCACTGTGGGCGAGGGGACCAAGGGTGTGCCAGATACTGGTGGGAGAGGGCGGCCGCCCCCTTCCCGGAGGTGCTCCCGTGGCCGGGCCCCAGAATCTAGCCTGGCCAGCTGCCTCTCCCCCAAGTGCTTGGAAATCAGCATCGAATATGATTCTGAGGACGAGCAGGAAGCAGGCAGTGGGGGCATCAGCATCACCAGCTCCTGCTCCCTCGGAGATGGGGAGGCCTGGGGCACAGCCCCCACGGGAAGGTCCAGGGGGCCTCTGAAGGCTAATTCGGGCCCCAACCCCTACCCACGCCTTTCGGTCTGGGAGAAGGGGGAGCCAGAGCGGAGAGGCCGCAGTGCGACTGGCAGAGCTAAGGAGCCGCCGTCCCGG GCAACAGAGACTGGGGAGCCCAGAGGGCAGGATGGCTCTGGGCGGAGGGGCCCCCTACGGAGAGGGGTCCAGGCCCCCAGGGCATGCACCACTGAGTTGG CCCCTTTGAGGAGCCCCCCAGAGGAAGCGATGGTTTACCAGGACCTGCCTGTCAGGGTCTTTGTGGCTCTGTTTGACTATGACCCTGTGTCAATGTCACCCAACCCCGATGCTGGGGAAGAGGAGCTCCCCTTCAGGGAGGGCCAGATCCTGAAG GTGTTTGGGGACAAGGATGCCGATGGCTTCTACCGCGGTGAGGGTGACGGCCGCATGGGCTACGTCCCCTGCAACATGGTGGCCGAGGTGGCTGTGGACAGCCCCGTGGAGAGACAGCAGCTGTTCCAGAGTGGTTATTTGTCCCTGGATGTTCTCTCTGAAGGCTCAG GGAATGGTCCCTTTGTCTACGCTACGGCCCGCACAGCTGGGCCTCCCCCCAAGCCTCGCCGCTCCAAGAAAG CTGAGGTGGACAGCGCTGCCCAACCCTGTGCAG gcCACATCCAGCACGTCTCCTCTGCCAGCCTGAAATCTCCCCGAACCATGGTGGCTGCCTTTGACTACAACCCCCGGGAGAGCTCCCCCAACATGGACGTGGAG GCAGAGCTGCCTTTCCAGGCTGGGGACATCATCACTGTGTTCGGGGACATGGACGATGATGGTTTCTACTAT GGGGAACTCAATGGACAGAGGGGCCTGGTTCCATCCAACTTCCTGGAGGGCCCTGGGCCTGAGGCGAGCAGCTCTGACAGGGAGCCTGGGACACCCCAGGCTGAGAGCCAG
- the TSPOAP1 gene encoding peripheral-type benzodiazepine receptor-associated protein 1 isoform X4 yields the protein MEQLTPLPRLGDPRAMEPWALPAWQSWTPGQGSDPGGRTLSIANIPAALQGGELKPEESSQPEGAQSPGAMGGTEPEGTKTGLPGLRHQAVSSRPSCPRREDEEVEALPKGKLNTGCGDRPDLELLRALGELQQRCAILKEENQMLRKSSFPETEEKVRRLKRKNAELAVIAKRLEERARKLQETNLKVVSAPMPRPGASLELCQKALAHQRARDLSETASALLAKDKQIAALQRECRELQARLTLVGKEGPQWLHVRDFDRLLRESQREVLRLQRQIALRNQQEPPRPIRPSGPAATARAGAPAPGAPGEATPQEDVENLPAVLGEPERQQRVQQLESELSKKRKKCESLEQEARKKQRRCEELELQLREAQNENARLVEENSRLSGRATEKEQVEWENAELKGQLLGVTQERDSALRKSQGLQSKLESLEQVLKHMREVAQRRQQLEVEHEQARLSLQEKQEEVRRLQQAQAEAKREHEGAVQLLESTLDSMQVRVRELEEQCRTQTERFSLLAQELQAFRLHPGPLDLLTSALGYSTLGDHPPPPCCCSTPQPCRGSGPKDLDLPPGSPGRCTPKSSEPVPTTVTGVPRRTTKKAESLSNSSRSESIHNSPKSCPTPEVDTASEVEELEADSVSLLPAASEGSRGGARIQVFLARYSYNPFEGPNENPEAELPLTAGEYIYVYGDMDEDGFFEGELMDGRRGLVPSNFVERVSDDDLLTSLPPELADLSHSSGPELSFLSGGGGGGSSGGQSSGGRSQPRPEDEAAGDELSLSPQPEGLGGPPAVPYPRSLVVLRQLAHSVVLAWEPPPERLELRGYHICVNGELHQALGPGVPPKAVLENLDLRAGPLHVSVQALTSQGSSDPLRCCLVVGTQARVGPSQLRVHRLTATSAEITWVPGNSNLAHAVYLNGEECPPARPSTYWATFCHLRPGTLYQARVEAQLPPRESRGPGWERPEQRAATLQFTTLPAGPPDAPLDVQIEPGPSPGIVVISWLPVTIDAVGTSNGVRVTGYAIYADGQKIMEVASPTAGSVLVELSQLQLLQVCSKVTVRTMSPHGESADSIPAPVPPALVAACLPVTVSCPSPRPGSEARLPLAPASPGPGDPSSPLRRPDSCGTREPPGGPPARETPKGSHEEEPIVSCSQKEAAAAVLGASEDGRASEPTGGARAPDPAALPLAKEDALRAPCSSQGALAQQVTCAEACLGGDTGSGPRPRAEREDAAELGGRLVNSLVDHGRNSDLSDIQEEEEEEEEEELGSTTCSFQKQPQSQPEPFCETDSDEEILEQILELPLQQFCSKKLFSIPEEEEEEDEEDEEEDEEDEERPGTGCSSRNPGPPEPAALGLSCDSSQPRGPGPCPLSPEPCRAGDRLEDVPGLVGGTSRRRGSGSPEKPPNRRRSPDPREHCSRLLSNGPQASGRPGPTRERGSPTVGEGTKGVPDTGGRGRPPPSRRCSRGRAPESSLASCLSPKCLEISIEYDSEDEQEAGSGGISITSSCSLGDGEAWGTAPTGRSRGPLKANSGPNPYPRLSVWEKGEPERRGRSATGRAKEPPSRATETGEPRGQDGSGRRGPLRRGVQAPRACTTELAPLRSPPEEAMVYQDLPVRVFVALFDYDPVSMSPNPDAGEEELPFREGQILKVFGDKDADGFYRGEGDGRMGYVPCNMVAEVAVDSPVERQQLFQSGYLSLDVLSEGSGNGPFVYATARTAGPPPKPRRSKKAEVDSAAQPCAGHIQHVSSASLKSPRTMVAAFDYNPRESSPNMDVEAELPFQAGDIITVFGDMDDDGFYYGELNGQRGLVPSNFLEGPGPEASSSDREPGTPQAESQDWAHSTQGPPVPRGWPWAPGPGSFPMVQLGGAQGTSEKVWGLLSKGKQLLRKLGSGKKE from the exons ATGGAGCAACTGACACCCCTCCCACGGCTGGGGGACCCCAGAGCCATGGAGCCATGGGCTCTTCCCGCCTGGCAGAGCTGGACTCCGGGCCAGGGGAGCGACCCCGGAGGCAGGACCCTAAGCATTGCCAACATTCCAGCAGCTCTGCAGGGTGGAGAGCTGAAGCCTGAGGAGAGCTCCCAGCCTGAGGGAGCCCAGAGCCCCGGGGCGATGGGGGGCACTGAACCCGAAGGAACCAAAACTGGGCTGCCCGGCCTGAGGCACCAAGCAGTGAGCTCCAGACCCAGCTGCCCGAGGCGGGAGGACGAGGAGGTGGAGGCTCTTCCTAAG GGCAAGTTGAACACTGGCTGCGGGGACAGGCCTGATCTGGAGCTGCTGAGGGCCTTGGGGGAGCTGCAGCAGCGCTGTGCCATCCTTAAGGAGGAAAATCAGATGCTG AGGAAGAGCAGCTTCCCTGAGACAGAGGAGAAGGTGCGGAGGCTGAAGAGGAAGAATGCCGAGCTGGCGGTCATTGCCAAGCGCCTGGAGGAGAGGGCCCGGAAGCTGCAGGAGACTAACCTGAAGGTG GTGAGTGCCCCCATGCCCCGTCCTGGGGCCAGCTTGGAGCTGTGCCAGAAGGCCCTGGCCCATCAGCGAGCCCGGGACCTCAGTGAGACAGCCAGCGCCCTGCTGGCTAAGGACAAGCAGATCGCTGCCTTGCAGCGGGAGTGCAGGGAGCTGCAGGCCAGGCTCACCCTGGTTGGCAAG GAGGGCCCCCAGTGGCTCCACGTGCGGGACTTCGACCGCCTGCTGCGCGAGTCCCAGCGGGAGGTGCTTCGGCTGCAGCGGCAGATCGCCCTGCGCAACCAGCAGGAGCCGCCCCGGCCAATCCGGCCCTCCGGCCCCGCGGCCACAGCCAGAGCAGGGGCTCCCGCCCCGGGGGCCCCGGGAGAG GCCACGCCCCAGGAGGATGTGGAGAACCTACCGGCTGTCCTAGGGGAGCCTGAGAGACAGCAGAGGGTGCAGCAGCTG GAGTCAGAGCTCAGCAAGAAGCGAAAGAAATGCGAGAGTCTGGAACAGGAAGCCCGGAAAAAGCAGAGGAGATGTGAGGAGCTG GAACTGCAGCTGAGAGAAGCCCAGAACGAGAATGCCCGCCTTGTGGAGGAGAACTCTCGGCTCAGTGGGAGAGCCACGGAAAAGGAGCAG gTGGAGTGGGAGAATGCAGAGCTGAAGGGCCAGCTCCTGGGGGTGACGCAGGAGAGGGACTCGGCCCTTCGCAAGAGCCAGGGCCTGCAGAGCAAGCTGGAGAGCCTGGAGCAGGTGCTGAAG CACATGCGGGAGGTGGCCCAGCGGAGGCAGCAGCTGGAGGTGGAGCATGAGCAGGCCCGGCTCAGCCTGCAGGAGAAGCAAGAGGAGGTCCGGAGGCTGCAGCag GCCCAGGCAGAAGCCAAGAGGGAACATGAAGGGGCCGTGCAGCTGCTGGAG TCGACCCTGGATTCCATGCAG GTCCGGGTTCGAGAGCTGGAGGAGCAGTGCCGCACCCAAACAGAGCGCTTCAGCCTCCTGGCACAGGAGCTCCAAGCTTTCCGCCTGCACCCCGGCCCCTTGGATCTACTCACCTCTGCCCTGGGCTACAGTACCCTTggggaccaccccccacccccctgctgctGTTCCACTCCCCAGCCCTGCCGTGGGTCTGGCCCCAAAG ACCTTGATCTCCCTCCGGGCTCCCCTGGGCGCTGCACCCCAAAGTCGTCTGAGCCTGTCCCCACCACTGTTACCGGGGTCCCCCGAAGGACGACCAAGAAGGCAGAGTCCCTCTCCAACTCCTCTCGCTCCGAATCCATCCACAACAGCCCCAAGTCATGCCCCACGCCTGAG GTGGACACGGCCAGCGAGGtggaggagctggaggcagacagtgTCTCCCTGCTCCCAGCAGCATCCGAGGGCAGCCGGGGAGGAGCCAGGATCCAGGTCTTCCTAGCACGCTACAG CTACAACCCGTTCGAGGGCCCCAATGAAAACCCAGAGGCAGAGCTTCCTCTTACTGCTGGCGAGTACATCTACGTCTACGGCGACATGGACGAGGATGGCTTTTTTGAAG GGGAGCTCATGGATGGCCGAAGGGGCCTGGTCCCTTCCAATTTTGTAGAGCGTGTGTCCGACGATGACCTCCTGACCTCCCTCCCTCCGGAGCTGGCCGATCTGTCCCACAGCTCAGGCCCTGAACTCAGTTTCCTGAGCGGAGGAGGGGGTGGCGGCAGTAGCGGGGGCCAGAGCAGTGGGGGCCGCAGCCAGCCCCGACCTGAGGACGAGGCTGCAGGGGACGAGCTCAGTCTGAGCCCCCAGCCTGAGGGCCTGGGTGGGCCCCCTGCTGTGCCTTACCCCCGCAGCCTGGTGGTACTCAGGCAGCTTGCCCACAGTGTGGTGCTGGCCTGGGAGCCACCTCCTGAGCGCCTGGAGCTACGGGGCTACCATATCTGCGTGAATGGGGAGCTGCATCAGGCCCTGGGGCCAGGGGTGCCCCCCAAGGCTGTGCTTGAGAACCTGGACCTGCGGGCCGGGCCCCTCCATGTTTCTGTGCAGGCCCTGACCAGCCAGGGCAGCTCTGACCCTCTGCGCTGTTGCTTGGTGGTGGGTACCCAAGCCAGGGTGGGACCTAGCCAGCTGCGGGTCCACCGATTGACGGCCACATCTGCCGAGATCACCTGGGTACCCGGCAACAGCAACTTGGCCCATGCCGTCTACCTCAATGGGGAAGAGTGTCCCCCTGCGCGCCCCAGCACCTACTGGGCCACCTTCTGCCATCTGCGGCCTGGGACCCTCTATCAGGCCCGAGTAGAGGCTCAACTCCCACCTCGAGAGTCCCGGGGACCAGGCTGGGAGAGGCCAGAGCAGCGGGCCGCCACCTTGCAGTTTACCACGCTCCCGGCAG GCCCACCCGATGCCCCCCTGGATGTGCAGATTGAGCCGGGACCCTCCCCTGGCATCGTGGTCATCAGCTGGCTCCCAGTAACCATCGACGCTGTCGGCACCTCCAACGGTGTTCGGGTCACAGGCTATGCCATCTATGCCGATGGACAGAAG ATCATGGAGGTGGCCTCACCCACGGCGGGCAGCGTGTTGGTGGAGCTGTCCCAGCTGCAGCTGCTGCAGGTGTGCAGCAAGGTGACTGTGCGCACCATGTCACCCCACGGCGAGTCCGCCGACTCCATTCCAGCTCCTGTCCCCCCGGCCCTGGTGGCTGCCTGCCTGCCAGTCACCGTCTCCTGCCCCTCACCGCGGCCAGGCTCCGAGGCCAGACTACCCCTTGCTCCAGCCTCCCCCGGGCCTGGAGACCCCAGCTCACCCCTCCGGCGCCCTGACTCGTGTGGAACTCGTGAGCCCCCTGGGGGCCCCCCTGCCAGAGAGACACCAAAAGGATCCCACGAGGAGGAGCCCATAGTATCTTGCTCTCAG AAGGAGGCTGCAGCAGCTGTGTTGGGTGCCTCAGAGGATGGGAGGGCCAGCGAGCCAACGGGGGGTGCGAGAGCTCCTGACCCTGCAGCTTTGCCACTGGCCAAGGAAGACGCTCTCCGGGCACCCTGCTCCAGCCAGGGAGCACTGGCCCAGCAGGTGACCTGTGCTGAGGCCTGCCTTGGAGGAGACACAGGATCTGGGCCGAGGCCTAGGGCTGAG AGGGAGGATGCAGCAGAGCTCGGGGGCCGTCTGGTGAACTCCCTTGTGGACCACGGTCGCAACTCAGATCTCTCAGACATtcaagaagaagaggaggaagaggaggaagaggagctgggTTCTACGACTTGTTCTTTCCAGAAGCAG ccccagtcccagcCTGAGCCCTTCTGTGAGACTGACAGCGACGAGGAGATCTTGGAGCAGATCCTGGAGCTGCCCCTCCAGCAGTTCTGCAGCAAGAAGCTTTTTAGCATCcccgaggaggaggaagaggaggacgaggaagatgaggaggaggacgaggaagACGAGGAAAGGCCAGGGACAGGCTGTTCTTCCCGAAACCCGGGCCCACCTGAGCCGGCAGCACTGGGGCTGAGCTGTGATAGCAGTCAGCCTCGAGGACCCGGCCCGTGTCCCTTGTCACCAGAGCCCTGCAGGGCTGGGGACCGCCTGGAAGATGTGCCTGGACTAGTGGGCGGAACCAGCCGGAGGCGAGGAAGTGGCTCCCCCGAGAAGCCCCCAAACCGCAGGCGGTCCCCAGATCCCCGTGAACACTGCAGCCGACTTCTCAGCAATGGGCCCCAGGCCTCTGGACGACCAGGCCCCACACGGGAGAGGGGCAGCCCCACTGTGGGCGAGGGGACCAAGGGTGTGCCAGATACTGGTGGGAGAGGGCGGCCGCCCCCTTCCCGGAGGTGCTCCCGTGGCCGGGCCCCAGAATCTAGCCTGGCCAGCTGCCTCTCCCCCAAGTGCTTGGAAATCAGCATCGAATATGATTCTGAGGACGAGCAGGAAGCAGGCAGTGGGGGCATCAGCATCACCAGCTCCTGCTCCCTCGGAGATGGGGAGGCCTGGGGCACAGCCCCCACGGGAAGGTCCAGGGGGCCTCTGAAGGCTAATTCGGGCCCCAACCCCTACCCACGCCTTTCGGTCTGGGAGAAGGGGGAGCCAGAGCGGAGAGGCCGCAGTGCGACTGGCAGAGCTAAGGAGCCGCCGTCCCGG GCAACAGAGACTGGGGAGCCCAGAGGGCAGGATGGCTCTGGGCGGAGGGGCCCCCTACGGAGAGGGGTCCAGGCCCCCAGGGCATGCACCACTGAGTTGG CCCCTTTGAGGAGCCCCCCAGAGGAAGCGATGGTTTACCAGGACCTGCCTGTCAGGGTCTTTGTGGCTCTGTTTGACTATGACCCTGTGTCAATGTCACCCAACCCCGATGCTGGGGAAGAGGAGCTCCCCTTCAGGGAGGGCCAGATCCTGAAG GTGTTTGGGGACAAGGATGCCGATGGCTTCTACCGCGGTGAGGGTGACGGCCGCATGGGCTACGTCCCCTGCAACATGGTGGCCGAGGTGGCTGTGGACAGCCCCGTGGAGAGACAGCAGCTGTTCCAGAGTGGTTATTTGTCCCTGGATGTTCTCTCTGAAGGCTCAG GGAATGGTCCCTTTGTCTACGCTACGGCCCGCACAGCTGGGCCTCCCCCCAAGCCTCGCCGCTCCAAGAAAG CTGAGGTGGACAGCGCTGCCCAACCCTGTGCAG gcCACATCCAGCACGTCTCCTCTGCCAGCCTGAAATCTCCCCGAACCATGGTGGCTGCCTTTGACTACAACCCCCGGGAGAGCTCCCCCAACATGGACGTGGAG GCAGAGCTGCCTTTCCAGGCTGGGGACATCATCACTGTGTTCGGGGACATGGACGATGATGGTTTCTACTAT GGGGAACTCAATGGACAGAGGGGCCTGGTTCCATCCAACTTCCTGGAGGGCCCTGGGCCTGAGGCGAGCAGCTCTGACAGGGAGCCTGGGACACCCCAGGCTGAGAGCCAG